Part of the Planctomycetia bacterium genome is shown below.
ACGCAGACGGTCTCGGGGGTGCGTTTCTTCCATCAGGGGCGGCGTGGCGGCAACAACTTCTAGTGCGGGATGGTTCGTTTCGCTTGGGGGCAGTTCATTCGATGACACGGACAGCAGCCACATTCGTCGTCCGATTTGCGCAATGCCGCTGGGAGTGCGCGCTGCTGGTGGTTGCTTCGATCGGACTCAGCGGTTGTCGAGCTGCGCCGCCTCGTTATCAAACCACTTGGCAACGAGTCAGCGCTCAATGCCATGTTCCCACGAACGGCTACTGCTTCGGCTACACGCCGACGACCTGGAGCCGTTATCCCGAGGAATGCGGGCCGCATGAATACGTGATCGTGGAAGAGGTCACGAGTCCGACGCCGGTTGTTGCGCCGCCGGCGGCTGTCGAGTCAGCGCCGGCAATGGAGTCGCCGCCCGCGCCGGATCCCGATCCGATCGTGCCACCGCTGACCGACGAACAGATCTTCGATATCCCGCCGCCCCCTTCGGCGCCGGAAACCCCCGACTTGGAAATCCCGAGTCGCGAGCCAGAACCACAGTCGTCAGCGCCCCGGCGATTACCAAGCTGGACCGCACACTTGGTTCAGTACGTCGAGGCGGTAACGAAGGTCCGCTAAGCAGTGTTGCCGTCGCAACCGGTGTGATCGCTACGCCATGGTCAGGCGACCTGCTGTCGCGGAGCGAGCTAGAGTTGAGCGGTATGCTGCGCGCCGGGCGCAGTCCGTCTCACGAGATCGTTTACGAGGAAGCCATCGCCATGGGCCAGTTATTCCGGCTGAAAGACGAACTGCTCACCGACCAGCGCATCACCGATTGCGAAGTCGACAAGATTCGCGCCTACGTCGACCAGAACGGCAAGCTCGACCTCGACGACGTCAAGTTCCTGGTTTCGCTCCTGTCGGAAGCACGCGAAGTCAGCCCCGGGTTTGACGCGTTGTTTTTCCCGGCGCTCAAGCAAGCCATCCTCGCCGACGGCCTGGTGGGACTCGACGAACAGTTCTACCTCCTGAAGATGATCTATTCGGACGGCCGCATCCGCGAACAGGAAAAGCAATTCCTTCGCGAACTGCAAGCGGAAGTCCAGGAATCCACGCCGGAATTCGACGCGATGTGCGAAGCCGCCTTCTCGGCCCGCACAACCAACTGGTGCGTCGGCGGCCGCGCGTAGTCGCATCAGTATTGGCAGCCGCTTCTGTAGCCAAGGTCTGTGACCCGTCCTATACACACAACTGTTCATTGGTCCCGCGGCTGTTACGGCGTTGGCGGCACGGGATTTGCGCCCTGGCGTTTGGTGGTGTTGACCCGCCAGAATTGCCGGGAACGCGACGACGGGCCCTCGTTTTTTTCCCGCTCCACGCACAGCGTGTGAAATCCGCCCGGCAGCGGTATGCTAGGGGATGAATCACATCCCACGGCGCACGCGTTCTTCATCGTCGCGGAGCTCGAAAATGGACCTAGGCCATCGCACGCGAATCGTGTTAGTGATGTTCTTCGCGGTATGGGCCGCCTGCGTCGCATCGTCCGCCGCCCAACCCTTCGAGCCTGCGCAGCCAGGTAAGTTGCAATCCGATCCCAGCGCCAACGCACTGGCCCTGCGGATTGAATTGTCCGCGGACGGTCGGACGAAGGACATCGATCTCGAACAACCGTTCCATGTCGTGCTGAAGAACAACTCAAACGAAGTGCTTCGCATCTGGAATCCGCGCCTTCGCCAAGGCTACCGGCAGCTGTCCTTTCGCTTTCGAGATCCTCATTCCGAAAAGTCGCTAGTCGTGGCCAAGCGAGACATCAGCGACGATGAGTATTGGAATTCGACGATGAAGCAAGTCGTACCACCTTCGTCATCCATCGAAATCGCGCCCGGCGACACCCATTTCATTCGTGTCCGTTTCGCCGACTACGCTAACGAAAACGACGTCTGGGAGAATCTGCCCGATCTCAATTCATCGACCCAATTCGAGGTCACGGCGATTTTGGAGTCTTCCGAAAGCGATGGCACCGACAGCTCCGGCGTATGGCATGGAACGATCCAAAGCGATCCCATCTCCGCCAGGTACATTGCGCCCGACTTAAAGACCGCTCACGACTATCTGGTGGCGGGCTACACGAAACAGGCAATCCAATTGGCCAGCCAGGATCGGCGGGCGTTACGTCGCCGCGTTGACGAGATGACTCTGCTCCACGTCGCGGCTCAGCGAAACAACGTGGAGGCCCTCACCTGGCTTCTCGAACACGGCGCCGACGTTGATGCAAAGACGTACAATGACTCCACAGCGTTGCACCTGACGGACGATCCGAAGATCGTCGAACTCCTCCTGACGAAGCACGCCGACGTTTCGCCGCGCAATTCAGACTCAGCCGACAACCTGCGGTCAGCCTATCATGACGCGATCGAAGAGTTCACGGACGCCCGCGACGAACCTGAGCGCACGAAATGGCGCAAGATCATCGACCTTTATTTGACAACAGGCGCGGAGTACGACCTTTTCGCGGCCATTCACTTGGATGATCTGGCGGGCGTTAAGCAGATTCTCGAGGCCGATCCGCAGCAGGCCAAGAAGCGGTTGTTCCGGAGTCCGCTGCGGATGGCAGCGCGGTTGGGACGCGTGGACATCTGCAAACTACTGATCGAGCAATACGACGTGGATGTCGACGATTTCGAGGGAGGCAGCGGCTTTCCCATTATCACGGAAGCGGTGCAGTTTCCTGAAATCGTGCGACTGTTGATTGCGAACGGCGCCGACCTGAAGACCCGGATTACGTGGCGAGGCGGTTGGGGAGGTGGCAAGGCAATTGGCGACAATGCCACTGCGCTTCACTTCGCGGCCTACGCGAACAACGCCGAGACAGTGACGTTGTTGATCGACAACGGCGTGGGTATTTTCGCCGAAACCCAAGATATCACCCCCAATTTGTCTAAGCAAATGGCCCTCGATGTGGCGGCTTCTTGCGGCAGTGCCGCGAGCGCCGAGGCGATGATCAATCATCCAAAATTCGACGAAGCGGACGAAGGCGTGCGAAAGAAATTGCTCGACGAGTCCCTGTGGAAATTCGCGTCCACCATTTGGGTGACCGACAAAGCCGAACGTCCGCGACTGATAGAAGTACTCATTGCCAAAGGGGCGAATCCCAATGTGACCTTATACGGCAGGACGGCGTTGCAAAACGCGGTGGCTAGGATTTACCCGTCAGACAAGCCGGACAGCAGGGAAGGCCGCCAGGGCGTCGACGTCTTGAAGCATCACGGGGTCAAGGTCGACTTCCATTCCGCCGTGAAATTGGGGGATGAAGAGGCCGTGGCCGCGGCCTTGGCGGCGAATGCCGCGGTGGCCAACGACCTGGGGCCGGAAGGCCGGCCGGCGCTGCACGTCGCCGTCGATTTCGACCACCGCGGAATCGTAGCCTTACTCATCAAAGCGGGCTGTGATCTGGAGATTCGCAACAAAAGCAAGTCAACAGGTTCGCCGGATGCGACCGCGCTTCACGCGGCGGCATTCTGGCGCCGAGAGGAGATCGCGCGGATGCTGATTGAAGCCGGAGCGGACGTGAACGCGAAGTCGGCGGACGGAGCCACGCCATTGCATGAATCCGCCAGAGTGACCACCATCGCGGTGGCCAAGTTGCTGCTGGCAGCCGGTGCGGACGTCAACGCTAAGGACAACGAAGGCAATACGCCACTTGACCAGCTGCGTGAGGAGGATGACGAAAACGCCGCCGAGATGGAAAAACTCTTGGCGAAGTATCACGCCAAATCCGCACAGTAAAAATCTCCGGCCGCTATGGCGCGTTTGCAAAGCCTCATCTTCTGGCTACCTGATAGCGTGGGTGGCTGGGGTCGAGCGTAGTCGCTCGCCCCCAGCGCATTCGACCTGGGGGCGAATGAGTACATTCGACCCCAGCCACCCACAATTTTTGATAACGCAGATCTTATTCTTGACCGCGTCTAGTACCGGTAGTAATCCGGCTTGTACGGCCCTTCCGCCGGCACGCCGATGTAGTCGGATTGGGCCTTGGTCAGCTTCGTCAGCTTGACGCCGAGTTTTTCCAGGTGCAGGCGGGCGACTTCTTCGTCGAGTTCCTTCGGCAGGCGATGCACGCCGAGCGGGTACTTGTCCGGCTCTTGCCAGAGGGCCAGTTGCGCCATCACCTGGTTGGTGAAGGAGTTGGACATCACGAACGACGGATGGCCGGTCGCGCAGCCGAGGTTCACCAGGCGGCCTTCGGCCAGCACGAGGATCGAGCGGCCGCTGGGGAACGTGTAGCGATCCACCTGCGGCTTGATCTCGACCTTCTTAACGTTCTTCTGTCCGTTCAGCCAGGCCATATCGATTTCGAGGTCGAAGTGGCCGATGTTGCAGACGATCGCGTCGTCCGGCATCACTTCCATGTGCTTGCCCGTGATAATGTCGCGGCAGCCGGTGCAGGTGACGAAGATGTTGCCACGGGCGGCGGCCTCTTCCATTGTGGTGACTTCGAAGCCTTCCATCGCCGCTTGCAGGGCGTTGATGGGATCGATTTCCGTGACGATCACCCGGGCGCCGAGCGAACGCATCGAGTGCGCCGAACCCTTGCCGACGTCGCCATAACCGGCGATGACGACGACCTTGCCGGCGACCATCACGTCGGTGGCCCGCTTGATGCCGTCGGCCAGCGACTCGCGGCAGCCGTAGAGGTTATCGAACTTGCTTTTGGTGACGGAGTCGTTGACGTTGATCGCGGGAACCTTGAGCGTCCCCTGCGCGTGCATCTGGTAGAGCCGATGCACGCCGGTGGTGGTTTCCTCGCTCAGCCCGCGAACGTTGGCCAGCAGCTCCGGATATTTCTGGTGAACCATCGCGGTCAGGTCGCCGCCGTCGTCCAGAATCATGTTCAACGGTTGGCCGTCCGGGAAGAACAGCGTCTGCTCGATACACCAATCGAACTCTTCGTTGGTCATTCCCTTCCAGGCGTAGACCGGGTAGCCGGCCTTGGCGATCGCCGCCGCGGCGTGGTCCTGCGTGGAGAAGATGTTGCAGCTGCTCCAGGTGACTTCCGCGCCCAGTTCCTTGAGCGTCTCGATCAGCACCGCCGTCTGGATGGTCATGTGCAGGCAGCCGGCGATCCGGGCGCCCTTCAGCGGCTTGCTCTGGCCGTGTTTCTTGCGCAGGGCCATCAAGCCCGGCATTTCGTTTTCGGCGAGCTGGATTTCCTTGCGGCCCCAATCGGCCAGCTTGAGATCTGCGACTTTATAGGGAAGCCTGGTTTCGACCTGCGACACGTGCTGCTCCTTTGTGTATTCCGCCCAGTTTTCCGGCGTTCGTGCGCCCGCATCCGCCCGTTGCGCTCGTGTGCGAGCACTCCCGGGGAACTCCGCCGGGTACGATGGGGTCAAACAAAATGATAGGTGGGACGACGTTTCCCGCAAGTGGCGTTTTCACCCCCCTGGGCGATGGAAACGAGCGCATTTCCGCTCTTTCGAGCGGCTTAGGAACCGCTTAACATCCCGCCCGATTAACTGGCAACTTGGAATTGAGTGAGGAACCGAACCATGCGTAGCAGCTTATGGATGTTGGCCGTGCTGGCCGTCGCCGCGTTGGTCCCGACCGCCCAGGCCGGACCGGTCTATTTCCTGGTGGCCGAGTTGCCCGGGGAGGAAGTACATGGCGACTCGTATGTCTTGCCGCTAGAGAATCCGCTCGACATCGCCCACGCGCGGGAGTTGATCTCGCTCGGCCCATCGGCCGGCGCGACGATCGCCGTCGCCCGCATCGCAGAAGGCCCCGACGGCATCAATCGCGACTACCGCGCCGTGGGCCAACCGGCCTGGAATTGGCACGTCACGGAGTTCGTCGGCTTCGCGGACAACACGATCGAAGTCCTCGACGGCTGGCCCAGCGACGTGGAACGGGACGTTCCGGCCTGGATCGGCAACACGAACGGCATGGTCGGCTTCTGGAGCTACACCGTGGTGGAAGAATTGTCGAACGTGCCGGAGCCGGCAACGTTCGTGATCGCCGCTCTGGCGATTCCGGCTACGATTGGCATCGTCTGGCGGAAGCGCCGCGGCGCCGGCGATTTTCGTTGACCATTCCCCCCATTTCTGAAACACTCACGAGAGGGCTTTTCGGCGGACGCTCGCTCGGCGACGGAACAGACAGAACTTCTTTATGCGCATCCAACTTCGGTTCCTGGCGGCGGTCTTGGCGGTGGGCCTGATGCTCTGGGGGTGGCGAGACGCCCAGGCGGAGCGATTCATCACGCTCGGGCCTTCCGACACTTTCGCGCTGGGGCAGCCGATTGTGTCCTTCGAAGTGTTCCAGGACGCGGCCGGGACGCATAGCTTCGGCCCCACGGACGAGCGGAAGAACCTGCTCCTCGATACCGGCGCCAACGGCATTTTGCTCGACGGCGGGGCTTACGATGCGCTCCGAGCCCGCGGCTATCAAACTGTCTCCGTTTACGACGAATCCGGCGTCGCAGGCACCACGCCGATGGACGTCTCGGAGGCGTATCGTCTCGACTACACGGGTTCCAGCGGACAGCGATTCACGATTCCCGACGCTCGCATCATGTCGAACGCGGATCTCGATTTCGGCTCGGCCGCCGGCTTCTATGGGCTGATCGGCATGCCGGGCATGGCGGGCAAGATCATGTCGATGGGCATCAACGGCGAGTGGATCTCCAGCGGCGGCGGACTGTCGCTGGGGGCGTTATCGCCGCCCGTCACGTTTCCCGACGAAATGCCGGCCGACGCGGGTCATCGGTATCGCGTGCCGCTGAGGATGCAGGACTTCGAGCAGTCTGGCCTGCGCCATCCGAACGATCCGCTGCCGACCTGGGCGCCTCTCCCGTTTACGCCGGTGGATGTCGAAGATGCCGGGCAGTCGTTCCGCGGTGAAATGTTGGTTGACACCGGCGCGCAGATGTCGGTCATTTCGCTCGCGATGGCGCTGGCCCTGGGCGTCGATGAAAACGGCGACGGCTCAGTCGACGACGACGCGATTGACTTTATGCCCATCACGGGCGTGGGCGGGATTGCGCTGATGCCGGTCGTTCAGGTCGGACGCCTGAGCGTGATCACCGACGAAGGAATCGAAATCGGCTGGACGGACCTCTCCGTGGGCGTCCGCGATATCGATCCCAGCATCGCCGGCATCTTCGGGATGAACTTCTTTACCGAAGGCTGGACCGACGCGATCATCAGCGAATTGATCTGCGATCTGTTTCCAGAGTTTTGCACTGGCGAGAGTCCGGAAGGATTTCTGAACGACGTCCACTTCGACTTTCGAGACATCGGCTCTGGCCAAGGCAGCATGGTCTTCGATCTGAATCCTGCCAAGGACGTCATCCAAGGTGCCGTCGATGGCGACACGAACGGCGACGGCGTGGTCAACATCACGGACGCGAACAACGTCCGCAACAACTTCGGCGAGGCCGGTGAAGGGGTACTCGGCGACACGTTTCCGTTCAACGGCGTGGTCGACGTCGAGGACTTGAACGCCGTGCGCAATAACCTTGGCGCTGGCGCGGCGTCGAATGCCGTGCCGGAGCCGAGTGGGCTGGCGATGGCTTTTTGGACGTTCGTGTTGACGATTCCAGCGATCGCGGGACGACGCTTCTTACGCCGCCGATGAATCCACCGTCGAGCGTTGCACCGGCAGCGGCAAGTGAATCGTAAACGTGCTCCCCTCGCCCGGGGCGCTGTTCACCGTGATCCGGCCGCGGTGGGCGTAGACGATGTGTTTCACGATCGCCAGGCCAAGCCCTGTTCCGCCCAGTTTTCGACTGCGGGCTTTGTCGACGCGATAGAATCGCTCGAATAGCCGCGGCTGATGTTCGGCTGGAATGCCGCAGCCGGGGTCGCGCACGGCGATCGTCACCTCCCGATCGCTCCGCTCGCCACTGATCGACACGAGACTGCCGGGACCGCTGTATTTGATGGCGTTGTCGACCAGGTTCGCAATTGCTTGCTCCAACAGCGCGGCGTTGATCATCGCCCGCGTGTCCGCGGCGCAGCGCACTTCGAGCGTGACTTCACGCTCGCTGGCCTTGGCCTGGCATTCCTCGGCCACGGCTTCCAGCACCGGCTTCACGAAGCTGCTTTCGAGCGTGATTTCCGCCGACGCGGCGCTTTCCTCGATACGGGCCAGGCTCATCAAATCATCGATAATCGCGTTAAGTCGGTCGCTTTGCTTAGCCACGATCTGCAAAAACCGCTGGCAATCGTCCGGGTTCGCCATTGCGCCGTCGAGCAACGTTTCGACGAAGCCCTTGATGGACGTGATCGGCGTTTTCAATTCGTGCGAGACGTTGGCCGCGAAATCGGTGCGCATCGTTTCCAACTGCCGCATCCGTGAGACGTCCTTCAACACGATCACCGCGCCCTGGAGATTCCCCTTGGCGTCGCGCAAAATCGCGCCACGCGCCTGCAACACGAAGTCATGGGCGTTCGCCCCGAGCTCCAAGTCTTCTTCGATCGGCGCGCGGCTTTGCAACACGCGCTCCATGAATCCGCGCAACAGAGGATGGCGCACCACTTCATGCAATGAACGGCCTTGAATGCGCGACCGCTCGCTCCCCAGCAGCTTGGCCGCGGCGGCATTGAGGCTGAATACCTTGCGATCCGTGCCGACCGCCAGCACGCCTTCGCTCATGCTGGCCAGGATCGCGTCATGTTCGCTATTGGTTGTTTCGAGCGCGCGGAGCCGTTCTTCCAGCAGCTCGGCCATGCTCCGAAGGGAGTGCGAGAGCCGATCCATTTCCCAGGTTTCTGTCTCAGGGAAGGTGTAAGC
Proteins encoded:
- a CDS encoding PEP-CTERM sorting domain-containing protein, which gives rise to MRSSLWMLAVLAVAALVPTAQAGPVYFLVAELPGEEVHGDSYVLPLENPLDIAHARELISLGPSAGATIAVARIAEGPDGINRDYRAVGQPAWNWHVTEFVGFADNTIEVLDGWPSDVERDVPAWIGNTNGMVGFWSYTVVEELSNVPEPATFVIAALAIPATIGIVWRKRRGAGDFR
- a CDS encoding TerB family tellurite resistance protein → MSGMLRAGRSPSHEIVYEEAIAMGQLFRLKDELLTDQRITDCEVDKIRAYVDQNGKLDLDDVKFLVSLLSEAREVSPGFDALFFPALKQAILADGLVGLDEQFYLLKMIYSDGRIREQEKQFLRELQAEVQESTPEFDAMCEAAFSARTTNWCVGGRA
- a CDS encoding ankyrin repeat domain-containing protein gives rise to the protein MDLGHRTRIVLVMFFAVWAACVASSAAQPFEPAQPGKLQSDPSANALALRIELSADGRTKDIDLEQPFHVVLKNNSNEVLRIWNPRLRQGYRQLSFRFRDPHSEKSLVVAKRDISDDEYWNSTMKQVVPPSSSIEIAPGDTHFIRVRFADYANENDVWENLPDLNSSTQFEVTAILESSESDGTDSSGVWHGTIQSDPISARYIAPDLKTAHDYLVAGYTKQAIQLASQDRRALRRRVDEMTLLHVAAQRNNVEALTWLLEHGADVDAKTYNDSTALHLTDDPKIVELLLTKHADVSPRNSDSADNLRSAYHDAIEEFTDARDEPERTKWRKIIDLYLTTGAEYDLFAAIHLDDLAGVKQILEADPQQAKKRLFRSPLRMAARLGRVDICKLLIEQYDVDVDDFEGGSGFPIITEAVQFPEIVRLLIANGADLKTRITWRGGWGGGKAIGDNATALHFAAYANNAETVTLLIDNGVGIFAETQDITPNLSKQMALDVAASCGSAASAEAMINHPKFDEADEGVRKKLLDESLWKFASTIWVTDKAERPRLIEVLIAKGANPNVTLYGRTALQNAVARIYPSDKPDSREGRQGVDVLKHHGVKVDFHSAVKLGDEEAVAAALAANAAVANDLGPEGRPALHVAVDFDHRGIVALLIKAGCDLEIRNKSKSTGSPDATALHAAAFWRREEIARMLIEAGADVNAKSADGATPLHESARVTTIAVAKLLLAAGADVNAKDNEGNTPLDQLREEDDENAAEMEKLLAKYHAKSAQ
- a CDS encoding ATP-binding protein, with protein sequence MASRRLIWRLFPSYLGITLVSLLAVTVYASYLLGEFAHADVQRQLVSLSNLAAAQLPKRLTAEETPQVQAICRQISDATGVRLTVVLPSGEVYCDTAEDPSKMENHGQRPEVSAALRGYPLSVTRASPTFHEPMSYYAAPLKADGKTIGAVRSGITTAAASALRRQLQWRAAIVALVILGLASGLCFYVARSISRPLDAIRAGAEQFAQGDLAYTFPETETWEMDRLSHSLRSMAELLEERLRALETTNSEHDAILASMSEGVLAVGTDRKVFSLNAAAAKLLGSERSRIQGRSLHEVVRHPLLRGFMERVLQSRAPIEEDLELGANAHDFVLQARGAILRDAKGNLQGAVIVLKDVSRMRQLETMRTDFAANVSHELKTPITSIKGFVETLLDGAMANPDDCQRFLQIVAKQSDRLNAIIDDLMSLARIEESAASAEITLESSFVKPVLEAVAEECQAKASEREVTLEVRCAADTRAMINAALLEQAIANLVDNAIKYSGPGSLVSISGERSDREVTIAVRDPGCGIPAEHQPRLFERFYRVDKARSRKLGGTGLGLAIVKHIVYAHRGRITVNSAPGEGSTFTIHLPLPVQRSTVDSSAA
- the ahcY gene encoding adenosylhomocysteinase, producing MSQVETRLPYKVADLKLADWGRKEIQLAENEMPGLMALRKKHGQSKPLKGARIAGCLHMTIQTAVLIETLKELGAEVTWSSCNIFSTQDHAAAAIAKAGYPVYAWKGMTNEEFDWCIEQTLFFPDGQPLNMILDDGGDLTAMVHQKYPELLANVRGLSEETTTGVHRLYQMHAQGTLKVPAINVNDSVTKSKFDNLYGCRESLADGIKRATDVMVAGKVVVIAGYGDVGKGSAHSMRSLGARVIVTEIDPINALQAAMEGFEVTTMEEAAARGNIFVTCTGCRDIITGKHMEVMPDDAIVCNIGHFDLEIDMAWLNGQKNVKKVEIKPQVDRYTFPSGRSILVLAEGRLVNLGCATGHPSFVMSNSFTNQVMAQLALWQEPDKYPLGVHRLPKELDEEVARLHLEKLGVKLTKLTKAQSDYIGVPAEGPYKPDYYRY